One Peptostreptococcus equinus genomic window carries:
- a CDS encoding HAD family hydrolase, which yields MGKIAAFFDIDGTLYRDSLLIEHFKKLIKYDLINERKWSEHLETTYRNWEKRQGNYDDYLHEISDQYVEAIKGLSYNDLNFSCDQVIKLKADRVYKYTRSRIKWHQDRNHIVIFISGSPDYLVQRMADKYNVSDNIGSTYIVANGRITGDVIPMWDAESKNKAMDKFIEKYDIDMENSYAYGDTNGDVSMLSRVKYPVAINPTRELLTHLYNDEILRKKAQIVVERKDVIYDLRADVLHMENIERSDY from the coding sequence ATGGGAAAAATTGCAGCATTTTTTGATATAGATGGGACATTATATAGAGATTCTTTACTTATAGAACATTTCAAAAAGCTAATAAAGTATGATTTAATAAATGAGAGAAAATGGTCTGAACATCTAGAGACTACCTATAGAAACTGGGAAAAAAGACAAGGTAATTATGACGATTATCTTCATGAGATATCTGATCAATATGTGGAAGCTATTAAAGGTCTTAGTTATAATGATCTTAATTTTTCTTGTGACCAAGTAATAAAATTAAAAGCGGATAGAGTTTATAAGTATACAAGATCTAGGATAAAATGGCATCAAGATAGAAATCATATAGTAATATTTATTTCTGGCTCTCCTGATTACCTAGTTCAAAGAATGGCTGATAAGTATAACGTAAGTGATAATATTGGTAGTACATATATAGTTGCCAACGGTAGAATCACAGGTGACGTAATACCTATGTGGGATGCAGAAAGTAAGAATAAAGCTATGGACAAGTTTATAGAAAAATATGATATAGACATGGAAAACTCATATGCATATGGTGATACAAATGGAGATGTAAGCATGCTATCAAGAGTAAAATATCCTGTTGCCATAAATCCCACTAGGGAATTACTTACACATCTTTATAATGATGAAATACTACGTAAAAAAGCTCAAATTGTAGTAGAAAGAAAAGATGTAATATATGATTTACGAGCTGATGTTTTACATATGGAAAATATAGAGAGATCTGATTATTAA
- a CDS encoding helix-turn-helix transcriptional regulator yields MEIGTYKGKVNDFESFVEYLNVMAIIISEMFGNRCEVVISDIDNPDQAIMSIYNGHVTGRKIGDPLATKSEELIERSIGGYNVNYKKTNKKLKKEIKSSTIVTNAFGKNISFCINYDCDEFVELQSSLKRFLSMGSEGYQEFETYDNGELVEQKLMAEVEKMGKSIVSMNKNDRINLIRNLKNVGVFKIQKSVPYIAEQLGVSRYTIYNYLNEIEKEEK; encoded by the coding sequence ATGGAAATAGGTACATATAAAGGAAAAGTAAATGACTTTGAAAGTTTTGTAGAATATTTGAATGTAATGGCTATTATTATCTCAGAAATGTTCGGGAATAGATGTGAGGTAGTAATTTCAGATATAGATAATCCAGATCAAGCCATTATGTCGATATATAATGGTCATGTTACAGGTAGAAAAATAGGGGATCCACTTGCAACAAAGTCTGAAGAATTAATTGAGAGAAGTATCGGGGGATACAATGTCAACTACAAAAAAACAAATAAGAAACTAAAAAAAGAAATCAAGTCATCTACAATAGTAACAAATGCCTTTGGTAAGAATATTTCTTTTTGTATTAATTACGATTGTGATGAATTTGTGGAATTACAATCTTCATTAAAAAGATTCTTGTCTATGGGTAGCGAAGGATATCAAGAGTTTGAAACTTATGATAATGGTGAGTTAGTAGAACAAAAACTAATGGCCGAAGTTGAAAAAATGGGCAAGTCAATTGTAAGTATGAACAAAAATGATAGAATAAATTTAATTAGAAATTTAAAAAATGTTGGTGTATTTAAGATACAAAAAAGTGTTCCGTATATAGCCGAACAGCTTGGTGTATCTAGATATACTATATATAATTATTTAAATGAGATAGAAAAAGAAGAAAAATAA
- a CDS encoding tetratricopeptide repeat protein has translation MTIGVDYSYVKNLLSQGNYRRAYDTLNNFSERDAEWFYLRGITAMNLGFYEEGEDYIKRAKFMEPNNRIYSSAFDQYINRRNDYNQRADYYNRSRTNLGNPGCCGGNCCDTCCTLWCADSMCECCGGDLISCC, from the coding sequence ATGACTATAGGTGTTGATTATTCATACGTTAAAAATTTATTGTCACAAGGAAATTATAGAAGAGCATATGATACTCTAAATAATTTTTCAGAAAGAGATGCCGAATGGTTTTACTTGAGAGGTATAACTGCTATGAATCTTGGTTTTTATGAAGAAGGCGAAGATTATATAAAGAGAGCTAAATTTATGGAGCCAAATAATAGAATATACTCTAGTGCATTTGATCAGTATATAAATAGAAGAAATGACTACAATCAAAGAGCTGATTACTACAATAGAAGTAGAACCAACCTAGGTAATCCAGGATGTTGTGGTGGTAACTGTTGTGATACATGCTGTACTCTTTGGTGTGCTGATTCAATGTGCGAATGTTGTGGTGGCGATTTAATTAGTTGTTGTTAA
- a CDS encoding MarR family winged helix-turn-helix transcriptional regulator, with protein sequence MRKSTGGLISVLYRKGSIYKNMCLKELDITASEQSFLCTLYENNGVSQDFLSKYLNIDKASTARVIKSLIDKKIVKKIKNENDKRENRIFLTDKAKDIREEIFSVLDSWSTVLTQGMSEQEKEQSYYYLQKMVENVEKYEYDKHSKKEREYDGK encoded by the coding sequence ATGAGGAAGAGTACAGGTGGATTAATATCTGTTTTATATAGAAAGGGATCTATTTATAAAAATATGTGTTTAAAAGAATTAGATATAACAGCATCAGAACAATCATTTTTATGCACATTATATGAAAATAACGGAGTATCTCAAGATTTTTTATCTAAATATTTAAATATTGATAAAGCTTCAACAGCTAGAGTAATAAAATCACTAATAGATAAAAAAATTGTGAAAAAAATAAAGAATGAAAATGATAAGAGAGAGAATAGGATATTTCTAACAGACAAAGCTAAGGATATTAGAGAAGAAATATTTTCTGTACTAGATAGTTGGAGTACAGTTTTGACACAGGGTATGTCAGAACAGGAGAAAGAACAATCATACTATTATTTGCAAAAAATGGTGGAAAATGTGGAAAAGTATGAATACGATAAACATAGTAAAAAAGAAAGGGAATATGATGGAAAATAA
- a CDS encoding response regulator transcription factor — MKKKIFVADDEKNIRELLKTFLEDEGYKVFLFENGDDLLSEMKVTNPDLVILDITMPGTDGLSVCSIIRKKNDVPIILLTARGSDADYITGFTLGCDDYFTKPFSPVKLVMRVKAMMKRLSPQKNEVKDELEFGDITIYPKLKTSYCKDSVLKLTNTEFMLMCHMFKNTDRAVSREELLNVIWGYESDVETRVTDDTIKRLRKKLNSCNSNVEVETIWGYGFKLNIKNENED; from the coding sequence ATGAAAAAAAAGATTTTTGTTGCCGACGACGAAAAAAATATTAGAGAACTTTTAAAAACATTTTTGGAAGATGAAGGTTATAAAGTATTTTTATTCGAAAACGGAGATGATTTGTTAAGTGAAATGAAAGTTACTAATCCTGATTTAGTAATTTTGGATATTACAATGCCAGGAACAGACGGTCTGAGTGTATGCTCAATCATTAGAAAGAAAAACGATGTACCGATTATATTACTTACTGCGCGCGGATCAGATGCAGATTATATTACAGGCTTTACTCTAGGATGTGATGACTACTTTACAAAACCTTTTTCACCAGTTAAATTGGTTATGAGAGTAAAGGCTATGATGAAAAGACTTTCACCTCAAAAAAATGAAGTAAAAGATGAATTGGAATTTGGAGATATTACAATATATCCAAAGTTAAAAACTTCTTATTGTAAAGATTCAGTTTTAAAATTGACTAATACTGAATTTATGTTGATGTGTCATATGTTTAAAAATACTGATAGAGCAGTATCTAGAGAAGAACTTTTAAATGTTATTTGGGGTTATGAAAGCGATGTTGAGACGAGAGTTACTGATGATACAATTAAAAGGCTAAGAAAGAAGCTTAATAGTTGTAATAGTAATGTTGAAGTTGAAACTATATGGGGGTATGGATTTAAACTAAATATAAAAAATGAAAACGAAGACTAA
- the buk gene encoding butyrate kinase produces MKILVINPGSTSTKVGLFEDLNELVVENIDIPVEELKKFEDLYDQIDMRYNQVMGFLNKNGLEAKDLDVIVSRGGMLPPLHAGAYYIDDELCEIMRYHPAQFHASNLGALVSSKISKLADIPAYIYDAVSVDELADVARLSGVKEYPKSSFSHALNTRAVAMEHCKLNNMDYKNSSFIVAHLGGGISMNFQKNGRLIEVISSDEGPFSTNRAGAIPVYSCIKIAKDQGYMGLQRYEDSTGGLYSYLGTTDAREVESMINSGDKDAENVYKAMAYQISRYIGSLSVVDDGKIDGILLTGGMSHSKMLINWIKEKTSFIAPISIYPGEFEMKALAAGGYRVQNAQEEADYLRLYK; encoded by the coding sequence ATGAAAATATTAGTAATCAATCCAGGCTCAACATCTACGAAAGTAGGATTATTCGAAGATTTAAATGAATTAGTTGTAGAAAATATTGATATACCAGTAGAAGAATTAAAAAAATTTGAAGATTTGTATGATCAAATTGATATGAGATATAATCAAGTTATGGGATTTTTAAATAAGAACGGGCTTGAAGCTAAAGATTTAGATGTTATCGTGTCAAGAGGAGGAATGTTACCACCACTACACGCAGGTGCGTATTATATAGATGACGAACTATGCGAAATAATGAGATACCATCCAGCTCAATTCCATGCTTCAAATTTAGGAGCATTAGTGTCAAGTAAAATATCTAAACTAGCAGATATACCAGCATATATATATGATGCTGTATCTGTGGATGAGTTAGCAGATGTTGCTAGATTATCAGGTGTAAAGGAATATCCAAAGAGCAGCTTTTCACATGCCTTAAATACCAGAGCTGTTGCAATGGAACATTGTAAATTAAATAATATGGATTATAAAAATTCATCATTTATAGTTGCACATTTAGGTGGAGGTATTTCTATGAATTTCCAAAAAAATGGCAGATTAATAGAAGTTATTTCATCAGATGAAGGACCTTTTTCAACTAATAGAGCAGGAGCAATTCCAGTATATAGCTGCATAAAAATAGCGAAAGATCAAGGTTATATGGGCCTTCAAAGATATGAAGACAGTACAGGTGGACTATATTCATATCTAGGAACTACAGATGCAAGAGAAGTAGAATCTATGATAAATTCTGGAGATAAGGATGCAGAAAATGTATATAAAGCTATGGCTTATCAAATATCAAGATACATTGGTTCGCTATCTGTAGTAGATGATGGTAAAATAGATGGAATATTGTTGACAGGTGGGATGTCACATTCAAAAATGTTGATAAATTGGATAAAAGAAAAAACTTCTTTTATAGCTCCTATTAGTATATATCCAGGAGAATTTGAAATGAAAGCCTTGGCTGCAGGTGGTTATAGAGTTCAAAATGCTCAAGAAGAGGCTGACTATTTAAGACTGTATAAGTAA
- a CDS encoding MBL fold metallo-hydrolase, protein MELMNIRNNTYWIRGGTNTGLYVFEDNTALMIDVGLGGDRQEKILKILKDNNISVSYIINTHEHEDHIGGNYQIKKEFPNLEIYASKRAKVFIENPDIYLDYLTGGRRSDILVKEVEKYIQKSVTIDHVIKPGDILELKGHKFTIVECSGHTEGGIGVLTDDKVVFLADLMVTENSLKKFDFLFMSDFASQIWSLDNLRNIDFDIAILGHSSGKYSKKETLDIATSNYKALFRMLEFLLNSLNRAKTFDQLIKDFVDKRYLVKNYIAFLEYRNSLNAALAYLLDSDVITYTLNNNMLRYKLRNIDDIKN, encoded by the coding sequence ATGGAATTAATGAATATAAGGAATAATACATATTGGATTAGAGGTGGAACAAATACAGGTTTATATGTATTTGAAGACAATACAGCTCTGATGATTGATGTGGGATTAGGCGGAGATAGGCAGGAAAAAATATTAAAAATACTAAAAGATAATAATATAAGTGTTTCTTATATTATTAATACGCATGAACATGAGGATCACATAGGAGGAAATTATCAAATTAAAAAAGAGTTTCCTAATTTAGAGATATATGCTTCAAAAAGAGCAAAGGTATTTATAGAAAATCCAGACATATACCTAGATTATCTAACTGGTGGTAGAAGGAGTGATATATTAGTAAAAGAGGTAGAAAAATATATACAAAAGAGTGTTACTATTGATCATGTAATAAAGCCTGGAGATATATTAGAGTTAAAAGGACATAAGTTCACTATAGTCGAGTGTTCTGGTCATACAGAAGGTGGAATAGGTGTTTTAACAGATGATAAAGTTGTATTCTTGGCTGATTTGATGGTAACAGAAAATTCATTGAAAAAATTTGATTTTCTTTTTATGTCTGATTTTGCTAGTCAAATATGGTCATTGGATAATTTGAGAAATATTGATTTTGATATTGCTATTTTAGGCCATTCCAGTGGGAAATATTCGAAAAAAGAAACACTAGATATTGCTACCAGTAACTATAAGGCTCTATTTAGGATGCTAGAATTTTTATTAAATTCATTGAATAGAGCTAAGACTTTTGATCAATTAATTAAAGATTTTGTGGATAAGAGATACTTGGTAAAGAATTATATAGCATTTTTAGAATATAGAAATTCTTTAAACGCTGCCTTAGCTTATTTACTTGATTCAGATGTTATTACATATACACTAAATAATAATATGCTTAGGTACAAACTAAGAAATATAGATGATATAAAAAATTAA
- the sufU gene encoding Fe-S cluster assembly sulfur transfer protein SufU: MDLKSLYTDMLLQESNNKANRRNLDSPTFSELGHNPSCGDEITLQLEMDGETIKDASFVGEGCAISRASTSMMIDLIKGKNIYEAKELTEKFIGMIKKEVPVDEDLMDQLGDAVVLENVSNMPARVKCAVLAWHTLSNIIENNYDLDK, encoded by the coding sequence ATGGATCTTAAGAGTTTATATACAGATATGTTGCTTCAAGAAAGTAACAATAAAGCAAATAGAAGAAACCTGGATTCACCAACATTTAGTGAATTAGGTCATAATCCAAGTTGTGGTGATGAAATTACTCTACAACTTGAAATGGATGGAGAAACAATTAAAGATGCTAGTTTTGTTGGAGAAGGGTGTGCTATATCTAGAGCATCTACTTCAATGATGATAGATCTTATAAAAGGAAAGAACATATACGAAGCTAAAGAATTAACAGAAAAATTTATAGGGATGATAAAAAAGGAAGTTCCTGTAGATGAGGATTTAATGGATCAGCTTGGTGATGCAGTAGTTCTTGAAAATGTGTCTAATATGCCAGCTAGAGTAAAATGTGCTGTACTTGCATGGCATACACTATCTAATATAATTGAAAATAATTATGACTTAGATAAGTAA
- a CDS encoding NUDIX hydrolase: protein MKKMTLCYMQKDNQILMLHRTKKEIDINKSKWIGVGGKIEKNEKPIDGMIREIKEETGYTAISCDFRGFIHFFYNDHSEELIYLYTCNNFHGILQECLEGELHWIDKDNIFTLNLWEGDKIFLNLLAEDSKIFDLYLYYHNDDLLKYELKFL, encoded by the coding sequence ATGAAAAAAATGACTCTTTGCTATATGCAAAAGGATAACCAAATTCTTATGCTACATAGAACAAAAAAAGAAATCGACATAAATAAAAGTAAATGGATAGGTGTGGGGGGAAAAATTGAAAAAAATGAAAAACCAATTGATGGTATGATAAGGGAGATAAAAGAGGAAACTGGATATACTGCAATTTCTTGTGACTTTAGAGGATTCATACATTTTTTCTACAATGATCATTCAGAGGAATTAATTTATTTATATACATGTAATAATTTCCATGGAATCTTGCAAGAATGCCTAGAAGGAGAGCTTCATTGGATTGATAAAGACAATATCTTTACACTAAATCTTTGGGAGGGAGACAAAATTTTTTTAAATCTACTTGCTGAGGATTCCAAAATATTTGATTTATATTTATATTATCATAATGATGATTTATTAAAATATGAATTAAAATTTTTATAA
- a CDS encoding sensor histidine kinase, whose translation MKTKTKYNNVISRKFEYRRKLKYNLFRIPTYIVLATLLIVIVSFYYFSKEYVDNNTMTSMEKKFSLFDEYYNSPKHEVDWNTEEDIYQMVPVNSILIDESKNIIHPSTNDVTQREYDRVEKIAKKYNVFKISRKDDKPSKISIDNNTYYTKLRKYEGVYDESFVRKATIQEQRAGKEKVYIVILYTNISPSQNFIELMIKMLILLMLNFGLFSTLFIFLVAKEVDGSFRNLKRYIIGVGQGEKVNRFRHFDYLEFDDIANSVDDMADAKNKSEESKKIFFQNASHELRTPLMSIQGYAEGIESGVFKDSKRAAQIIIEESEKMANLVNEILLLSKIESNNIVSKKEVLNFKDIIHSCVWDTEKIAKTKDILINTEISDEEMLVYGDEEMLERVVNNILSNALRYAKTKIVVTVRIVDGFVLSSIYNDGESIDPNDMPHIFDRFYKGKNGNSGIGLSLAKDIITKHDGYIDVYSNDQGVTFVIKLNLHK comes from the coding sequence ATGAAAACGAAGACTAAATATAATAATGTAATTAGCAGAAAATTTGAATATAGAAGAAAGTTAAAATATAATTTATTTAGAATACCAACCTATATTGTGTTGGCAACTCTATTAATAGTAATAGTCTCATTTTATTATTTTTCAAAGGAATATGTAGATAATAATACAATGACATCTATGGAAAAAAAGTTTTCATTATTTGATGAATATTATAATTCACCAAAACATGAAGTTGACTGGAATACAGAGGAAGACATCTATCAAATGGTGCCAGTTAACAGTATATTAATAGATGAAAGTAAAAATATTATTCACCCAAGTACCAATGATGTTACACAAAGAGAATATGATAGAGTGGAGAAGATAGCAAAAAAATATAATGTTTTTAAAATAAGTAGAAAAGATGATAAGCCTTCCAAAATTTCAATTGACAATAATACATATTATACAAAACTAAGGAAATATGAAGGTGTATATGATGAATCTTTTGTAAGAAAGGCTACAATACAGGAACAAAGAGCAGGAAAAGAAAAAGTGTATATTGTAATTTTATATACTAATATCAGCCCTAGCCAAAATTTCATTGAGCTTATGATTAAGATGCTTATATTATTGATGTTAAATTTTGGATTATTTTCAACATTATTTATTTTCTTAGTTGCTAAGGAAGTAGACGGATCATTTAGAAATTTAAAGAGATATATTATTGGTGTAGGGCAGGGAGAAAAAGTAAATAGATTTAGACATTTTGATTATCTTGAATTTGATGATATTGCAAACTCAGTAGATGATATGGCAGATGCTAAAAATAAATCTGAGGAGAGTAAAAAAATATTTTTTCAAAATGCATCACATGAATTGAGAACACCTTTGATGTCCATACAAGGATATGCAGAAGGTATTGAATCTGGTGTATTTAAAGATAGTAAAAGAGCAGCACAAATCATAATTGAGGAAAGTGAAAAGATGGCAAATCTAGTAAATGAAATACTTTTACTATCAAAAATTGAGTCTAACAATATAGTTTCAAAAAAAGAAGTATTAAACTTCAAAGATATTATACATTCATGTGTATGGGATACTGAAAAAATTGCTAAAACTAAGGATATTCTCATTAATACAGAAATTTCTGATGAAGAAATGCTGGTGTATGGTGATGAGGAAATGCTTGAGAGAGTAGTAAATAATATATTATCTAATGCTCTTAGGTATGCAAAGACTAAAATAGTAGTTACGGTAAGAATAGTAGATGGTTTCGTATTATCAAGTATATATAATGATGGAGAATCAATTGATCCAAATGATATGCCACATATATTTGATAGATTTTATAAAGGTAAGAATGGTAATTCTGGTATTGGTTTATCGCTTGCAAAAGATATAATTACTAAGCATGATGGCTATATAGATGTATATTCAAATGACCAGGGTGTGACATTTGTTATAAAATTAAATTTACATAAATAG
- a CDS encoding MATE family efflux transporter, translating into MNTINIVKKKGNMMENKSELNDLNIVNQKEVSENPLAYENINRLLYKFSIPAIIGMTVNALYNVVDRMFIGNADYLGAKGLAAITISFPAMIIMMSIGILFGVGGATLFSLSLGRGHVNKAEKILGNVISLSLISGLIITIIGSLFLDDLLKLFGASQSILPYAREYMRIIFLGTVFQVTGMGLNNLLRADGKPKLSMTTMFIGAGTNIILDPIFIYILKMGMAGAALATIISQLISVIWAIQPFLSKSAKHRLRLINMKLNSNLAKEIIVLGMPGFILQLANSLLNMLLNNSLASYGGDIAVSTMGIINSVLTLLILPIIGLNQGLQPIVSFNFGARQYNRVKEAVKKAIIAGVVFSSFGFLIVQIFPQVLVGIFNRDPELLRFGSHAIRIWLMCLPVVGFQIIGANFFQAIGESKKAMFLTTTRQVLFLMPSIIIFAKIWGLNGILFAAPFADALAASITFAFFYKFIKKLNEGEVIPEKIEY; encoded by the coding sequence ATGAATACGATAAACATAGTAAAAAAGAAAGGGAATATGATGGAAAATAAAAGCGAATTAAATGATTTGAATATTGTAAATCAAAAGGAGGTAAGTGAAAACCCATTGGCCTATGAAAATATAAATAGGCTTTTATACAAGTTTTCTATTCCAGCAATTATTGGTATGACAGTAAATGCTTTATATAATGTAGTAGATAGAATGTTTATAGGAAATGCGGATTATTTGGGTGCCAAAGGTCTTGCTGCTATTACAATATCTTTTCCAGCTATGATAATAATGATGTCTATAGGTATATTATTTGGAGTTGGGGGAGCTACTTTATTTTCACTTAGTTTGGGAAGAGGACATGTCAATAAAGCGGAAAAAATATTAGGTAATGTTATAAGTTTATCCTTAATAAGTGGATTAATTATTACTATAATTGGTAGTTTATTTTTAGATGATTTGCTCAAACTATTTGGAGCAAGTCAAAGTATACTACCATATGCAAGAGAATATATGAGGATAATATTTTTGGGTACTGTATTTCAAGTAACTGGTATGGGCTTAAATAATTTATTAAGAGCAGATGGAAAACCTAAGTTATCTATGACTACTATGTTTATAGGGGCTGGTACTAATATTATTTTAGATCCAATATTTATATACATATTAAAAATGGGTATGGCAGGTGCAGCTCTTGCAACTATAATATCTCAATTAATATCTGTAATTTGGGCAATACAGCCTTTCTTGTCAAAATCAGCCAAGCATAGATTAAGGTTAATAAATATGAAATTAAATTCTAACCTTGCAAAAGAGATTATAGTATTAGGTATGCCTGGTTTTATACTACAGCTGGCAAATTCATTATTAAATATGTTGCTAAATAACTCATTAGCTTCATATGGAGGAGATATAGCTGTATCGACAATGGGAATAATAAATAGTGTGCTTACTTTATTAATATTACCTATAATAGGTTTAAACCAAGGATTGCAACCTATAGTAAGTTTTAATTTCGGTGCAAGGCAATATAATAGAGTTAAAGAAGCTGTTAAAAAAGCTATAATAGCAGGTGTTGTATTTTCAAGTTTTGGATTTTTAATAGTACAGATTTTTCCGCAAGTATTAGTGGGAATATTTAATAGAGATCCAGAGTTATTGAGATTTGGCTCACATGCTATAAGAATTTGGTTGATGTGCTTACCAGTAGTTGGTTTTCAGATTATTGGAGCAAACTTTTTTCAAGCAATTGGAGAATCGAAAAAAGCTATGTTTTTAACAACTACAAGACAAGTATTATTCTTAATGCCATCTATAATTATTTTCGCAAAAATATGGGGTCTAAATGGTATATTATTTGCAGCTCCGTTTGCAGATGCATTAGCGGCTAGTATAACATTTGCATTTTTCTATAAATTTATCAAAAAATTAAATGAAGGCGAAGTTATTCCTGAAAAAATTGAATATTAA
- a CDS encoding bifunctional enoyl-CoA hydratase/phosphate acetyltransferase, with product MIKNFEEVIEKVKAYPDTKRCVVCMADEAAIGGAIEAEKIGLAIPIFVGHEREIHEVLEKNGKNTDDYQIIVVDSPELAAEKVVEFIRDDKADFILKGHIETAVLMRAVVDKEKGLRTDKQMSHMSFEQVPTYHKIITITDGGMNTYPDVEAKQKIVENAVEVYRKLGYDCPKVACLAAVEKVNPKMQCTIDADELKQRQQRGEIKNCLIEGPISFDLAYSKRAAEIKEYHSEVAGDPDILLVPDIQAGNILDKTFNFAAQGKMAGFIVGAKCPIVLTSRSASAEEKYLSIAMAALVQHAK from the coding sequence ATGATTAAGAATTTTGAAGAAGTAATAGAAAAAGTAAAAGCATACCCAGATACTAAGCGTTGTGTTGTGTGTATGGCAGATGAAGCAGCTATAGGCGGCGCTATTGAAGCTGAAAAAATTGGTCTAGCTATACCAATTTTTGTTGGACACGAAAGAGAAATACATGAAGTATTAGAAAAAAATGGTAAAAATACAGATGATTATCAGATAATTGTCGTGGATTCACCGGAACTAGCAGCAGAAAAAGTAGTAGAGTTTATAAGAGATGATAAAGCAGATTTTATATTAAAGGGTCATATAGAAACAGCAGTATTGATGAGAGCTGTAGTAGATAAAGAAAAAGGACTGAGAACAGATAAGCAAATGTCACATATGTCTTTTGAACAAGTGCCAACGTATCACAAAATTATCACTATAACAGATGGTGGTATGAATACATATCCAGATGTGGAGGCAAAACAAAAAATTGTAGAAAATGCTGTAGAAGTATACAGAAAATTAGGCTATGATTGTCCGAAAGTAGCGTGTTTAGCAGCAGTTGAAAAAGTAAATCCAAAGATGCAGTGTACAATCGATGCTGATGAATTAAAGCAAAGACAACAAAGAGGAGAAATCAAAAATTGTTTAATAGAAGGTCCTATTTCATTCGACCTTGCTTATAGTAAAAGAGCGGCTGAAATAAAAGAATATCATTCAGAAGTAGCAGGAGATCCAGATATATTATTAGTACCAGATATACAAGCAGGTAATATATTGGATAAAACATTTAACTTTGCAGCTCAGGGTAAAATGGCAGGATTTATTGTGGGCGCAAAATGTCCGATAGTATTGACATCAAGAAGTGCTTCTGCAGAAGAAAAATACTTATCAATAGCTATGGCAGCTTTAGTTCAGCATGCTAAATAG